In Carya illinoinensis cultivar Pawnee chromosome 9, C.illinoinensisPawnee_v1, whole genome shotgun sequence, the following are encoded in one genomic region:
- the LOC122276080 gene encoding coatomer subunit epsilon-1, whose amino-acid sequence MAAAPDHLFNLRNNFFLGAFQAAINNSDVPNLSPDDAVERDCLVYRSYIALGSYQLVINEIDDSAATPLQAVKLLALYLTSPDNKESTISSLKEWLADPAIANNAILRLIAGIIFMHEQDYNEALKHTNAGGTMELHSLNVQIFLKMHRSDYAERQLRVMQQIDEDHTLTQLASAWLNLSVGGSKIQEAYLIFQDFSEKYQMTSLILNGKAVCCMHMGNFDEAETLLLDALNKDAKDPETLANLVVCCLHLGKPSSRFLSQLKLSHPDHVLVKRSSSAEESFDRAIQSVA is encoded by the exons ATGGCGGCAGCACCAGACCATTTGTTCAATCTCCGGAACAATTTCTTCTTAGGAGCGTTCCAGGCAGCCATCAACAACAGCGACGTCCCCAATCTCTCCCCCGATGACGCCGTGGAGCGCGACTGCCTCGTCTACCGCTCCTACATCGCCCTCGGCAGCTACCAGCTCGTCATCAACGAGATCGACGACTCCGCCGCCACCCCCCTCCAAGCCGTGAAATTGCTCGCCCTCTATCTCACCAGCCCCGATAACAAG GAGTCGACTATCTCGAGTCTGAAGGAGTGGTTAGCGGATCCGGCGATTGCGAATAACGCGATCTTGAGGTTGATTGCTGGGATCATATTCATGCATGAGCAGGACTACAATGAGGCTCTGAAGCACACAAATGCTGGAGGCACTATGGAACT GCACTCCTTGAATGTTCAGATCTTCCTCAAAATGCATAGGTCTGATTATGCAGAGAGACAGCTTAGGGTCATGCAACAGATTGATGAGGACCACACACTAACTCAACTTGCTAGTGCATGGTTGAATTTGTCAGTG GGTGGTTCCAAGATACAGGAAGCATATCTCATCTTCCAAGATTTCTCAGAGAAGTATCAGATGACAAGTTTAATCCTAAATGGGAAGGCTGTTTGCTGTATGCACATGGGAAACTTTGATGAAGCAGAAACACTGTTGCTTGATGCATTAAACAAG GATGCAAAGGATCCAGAAACTTTAGCCAATCTGGTTGTATGCTGTCTTCACCTTGGTAAACCGTCATCCCGTTTTCTAAG CCAGTTGAAACTTTCACATCCAGACCACGTGCTCGTCAAACGGTCATCAAGCGCAGAAGAAAGCTTTGACCGAGCTATTCAATCAGTTGCTTGA